From one Musa acuminata AAA Group cultivar baxijiao chromosome BXJ2-6, Cavendish_Baxijiao_AAA, whole genome shotgun sequence genomic stretch:
- the LOC108953037 gene encoding uncharacterized protein LOC108953037, whose protein sequence is MPRRDGRNAQRQQQPGFGQTVAGILLMALLSYFAMKFFGPKRPAEPFQLISNLFHKGDSLLKNDNHVEAKDKGPVDCVSYWKPNITMNFVDNFTSISLDDVALS, encoded by the exons ATGCCGCGGCGAGACGGGCGGAAtgcgcagcggcagcagcagccggGATTCGGGCAGACGGTGGCGGGGATCTTGCTGATGGCGCTGCTCTCGTACTTCGCCATGAAGTTCTTTGGCCCCAAGAGGCCCGCGGAGCCGTTCCAGCTCATCTCCAATCTCTTCCACAAGGGCGACTCGTTG TTGAAGAATGATAATCATGTTGAAGCCAAGGATAAGGGCCCTGTAGATTGTGTTTCATATTGGAAACCAAATATCACAATGAACTTTGTTGATAATTTTACAAG CATAAGTTTAGATGACGTTGCACTGTCTTGA